A section of the Pimelobacter simplex genome encodes:
- the lipA gene encoding lipoyl synthase, whose translation MTAVVPEGRKLLRLEARNAETPIERKPSWIRTKAKMGPEYTALHKLVKSEGLHTVCQEAACPNIFECWEDREATFLIGGDQCTRRCDFCQIDTGKPQALDRDEPRRVAESVQTMGLKYATITGVARDDLPDGGAWLYAETVRAIHDLNPDTGVENLIPDFNGRPELLTEVFESRPEVLAHNVETVPRIFKRIRPAFRYDRSLDVLTQARAFGLVTKSNLILGMGETREEVSQALRDLHEAGCELVTITQYLRPSPRHHPVERWVKPEEFVELATEADEIGFSGVLSGPLVRSSYRAGRLYRRAMERRSR comes from the coding sequence GTGACCGCGGTCGTGCCGGAGGGGCGCAAGCTCCTCCGGCTGGAGGCCCGCAACGCCGAGACCCCCATCGAGCGCAAGCCGTCCTGGATCAGGACCAAGGCGAAGATGGGCCCGGAGTACACCGCTCTGCACAAGCTGGTGAAGTCCGAGGGCCTGCACACGGTGTGCCAGGAAGCGGCCTGTCCCAACATCTTCGAGTGCTGGGAGGACCGCGAGGCCACCTTCCTCATCGGCGGCGACCAGTGCACCCGCCGCTGCGACTTCTGCCAGATCGACACCGGCAAGCCCCAGGCCCTCGACCGCGACGAGCCCCGACGCGTCGCCGAATCCGTCCAGACCATGGGCCTCAAGTACGCCACCATCACCGGCGTCGCCCGCGACGACCTCCCCGACGGCGGCGCCTGGCTCTACGCCGAGACCGTCCGCGCCATCCACGACCTCAACCCCGACACCGGAGTCGAGAACCTCATCCCCGACTTCAACGGCCGCCCCGAGCTGCTCACCGAGGTCTTCGAGTCCCGCCCCGAGGTCCTCGCCCACAACGTCGAGACCGTGCCGCGGATCTTCAAGCGCATCCGCCCCGCCTTCCGCTACGACCGCTCCCTGGACGTGCTGACCCAGGCCCGGGCCTTCGGACTCGTCACCAAGTCCAACCTCATCCTCGGCATGGGTGAGACCCGCGAGGAGGTCTCCCAGGCCCTGCGCGACCTGCACGAGGCGGGCTGTGAGCTGGTCACCATCACCCAGTACCTGCGCCCCAGCCCGCGTCACCACCCCGTCGAACGCTGGGTCAAGCCCGAGGAGTTCGTCGAGCTCGCCACCGAGGCCGACGAGATCGGCTTCAGCGGCGTCCTCTCCGGCCCCCTCGTGCGCTCCTCCTACCGCGCCGGACGGTTGTACCGTCGAGCCATGGAACGCAGAAGCCGGTGA